A genomic segment from Brevinematia bacterium encodes:
- the dgt gene encoding dGTP triphosphohydrolase — protein sequence MRKLRVKYTEFDYERIVKEKRKRGDRRKPYEIDRDRIIHSSAFRRLQAKTQVYGAGLMDFYRTRLTHSIEVAQIAKAIGLKLGIDTELLEAISLAHDIGHPPFGHTGEECLNRLNNFEGFDANAHNIIILCFLETKIEDKGLNLTRATLDGLLKYKTTKNENKQKFLYTYDFFSSIITWIDPNWLSNKPIENKRSIECQIVNWADSSAYSVHDLEDGIKSGLLKSHFFNNSLLEKVIKHFREPPDKIERIFGRVRKIVEFIENSPSEVERKRRLKAITSKLINDFVMGVELEKVDEKNTRYSYKLKIRENVKLKNRVLRAIEDELIYKSKNILRTREKCEMIIEKLFEVFTDKNARNLYPREYQEYWDRFNANNSEEWRVRLACWYIAGMTDNFAIKTYKEFFDPNTLIDIFISV from the coding sequence ATGAGAAAACTAAGAGTAAAGTATACGGAATTTGACTATGAGAGAATAGTAAAGGAAAAGAGAAAAAGAGGTGATAGGAGAAAACCTTACGAAATAGACCGTGATAGAATAATACACAGTAGCGCCTTCAGAAGACTTCAAGCAAAAACTCAAGTGTATGGTGCAGGACTTATGGATTTTTACCGCACTAGGCTTACACATTCAATTGAAGTAGCACAGATTGCAAAAGCAATAGGCCTTAAACTAGGAATAGATACCGAACTTCTTGAAGCCATTTCTCTTGCTCACGACATAGGACACCCTCCTTTCGGACACACAGGTGAAGAATGCCTGAACAGACTCAACAATTTTGAAGGGTTTGACGCAAACGCCCACAACATCATAATCCTCTGCTTCTTAGAAACCAAGATTGAAGATAAGGGACTCAACCTAACAAGAGCTACTCTTGATGGGCTTCTAAAATACAAAACTACTAAAAATGAGAATAAACAAAAATTCCTCTACACATACGACTTCTTCAGCTCAATAATAACATGGATTGATCCTAATTGGTTGTCCAACAAACCTATTGAGAACAAAAGAAGCATAGAATGTCAGATTGTAAACTGGGCTGATAGCTCAGCTTACTCCGTCCACGACCTTGAAGATGGCATAAAAAGCGGACTCCTTAAAAGTCACTTCTTTAACAACAGTCTTCTTGAAAAAGTCATAAAACATTTTCGTGAACCACCAGACAAAATTGAGAGAATATTCGGTAGAGTAAGAAAGATAGTAGAATTTATTGAAAACTCACCCTCGGAAGTTGAAAGAAAAAGAAGACTAAAAGCCATAACATCAAAACTAATAAACGACTTCGTAATGGGAGTAGAGTTGGAAAAAGTAGACGAAAAGAACACTAGGTATAGCTATAAACTTAAAATCAGAGAAAATGTAAAGTTGAAAAACAGAGTCCTGAGAGCAATTGAAGATGAACTTATCTACAAAAGCAAAAACATCCTCAGAACAAGGGAAAAGTGTGAGATGATAATTGAGAAGTTATTTGAGGTATTTACAGATAAAAACGCAAGAAATCTTTACCCCAGAGAATACCAAGAATACTGGGATAGGTTTAATGCAAATAATAGTGAAGAATGGAGAGTAAGACTTGCTTGCTGGTATATTGCTGGAATGACCGACAATTTCGCCATAAAAACCTACAAAGAATTTTTTGATCCTAATACCCTGATAGACATATTTATAAGCGTATAG